The Lineus longissimus chromosome 8, tnLinLong1.2, whole genome shotgun sequence region ATCCAATTGCAGGACTGGACTGCTAAGACTTCCATatgttggtacatgtaatatcatcCTGGAGGACCAAAAGGTTAATATGCCCGTGAATATCCTGAAGGCCAGTTAACTTGGGCAATgatgtttgttgtttatttgaaagactctggtgagGGTCACCCTGGTTTATGACTGCAATTAACTTGGATCAAAGGACTGGCTTTTTCAGGCCTACGGTCCCTGTGCAGGCATACATTACTACACCTCCTGCcagagctgcattactgcctTAGGGTGGTGGTGTGGCTGATTTTTCTAGTCCAAATCTGCCGACTCTGTCATCAGGGGAATTCAATCCTGAATCGAAGGATGACAGAGGGTGGACACAGTCACAATCAGCCGAAAGATATGGGTTCTAATATTAGCTCGAGTATGGCAAAGTTGGTCACAGCCATTGTGAATAGCTGAGGTCCTGCGCGTATGAAACCGGCCATGGAGGAGACGCTGTATATCAACTGGACAGAAGAGGGGTCCAAGCATGGGGACACAGACTCACAGTCACAATCACTCAGCGCGAGTTACACCAAGTCAGAGACTGGCACAAACATTAACACCAACAAAACTTTaccaaataataataaataggatgtattgattttgataaaatattacAAAACTATACAAAATGTGCAAGTGCCAACTTCTGCTCAGTACAATCCTGAAATATCCAAACTGTGGCCGACAAAAAAGTCCACAGCCAATCATCTCAAAAATCTCTTCTGTTTTGAAATGGTGAACTATTGATAACTAGTTATCACAACACAGCACTGTCTGACCTATACTTTACAAATTAGGGTGCACAATTCTTGGCACATTCTCTTGTCTGTTGCAATTTCACACTGCACTTACAGAGTTCATTTCCCTTCCTTCACCAAGTATGTTTTCTTCTCCAGATTTCAGATTCTGTGACAAGCGGTCGTATGTTGGCTGTAGTGCGATGATAAACCAAGCCACAACAGCGAAACAGCCCCTGGCAATGTTCACGTTCCTCCAGGTGTAGATCAGATCGTCGGCAGTCTGCAAAGAATGCAATTAACACTAAGAAATAGGAATTCTCATCCTTGACTTAATTTCAACTCCCTGGGATTTTTTGACTTGGTGCTctcacattttcaaattcaggagCAACCACACAAGATAATGATAAAATACTTAAGGATGTCACAGGCCCGTGCTAATTTCATGATTTCACCTAAGGACAATGCATATCTTGGCCATAAGCATCTTTAGTTTAAGGCCTTGAAAAACCCATTGGTTTCTTATACACATCAATACTGAAATTATTACAGAAATATACAATCAGTGCTGCCTTGACAATTGGCAATGGGCAGGACgtaatttcatgatttgacGAGTGATGACCGACACATGAAAGCGTGGAGGTTTTTTTTCTTACCGTAGCATCTCCCCAGTAGAAAGTCGAGTTCACCCCATAAAGTCTCATCTTGTCATCCGTATCTGCGATGCTGAGGCTGAGAATCATGGCAACAAAGTAGAAGAGGATGGAGATGGCACCGTTCTGCATTGTCAGGCATTGAATCAGAAACCTTCGGTTCATGCGACACACATCAAATCTGAAATAGCAATGATAAAGAAATTGATACTTATAATTAATAATTTTATAAAATTATACAATTATAAGTTCAACCATTTACCATTTATTCTTTTTGCTAAGGAACTacattttttgcatttttttttcatcaggaTTTGAGATAAGACATTTTTTCCAACTGAGGTATTTTGATTAGGAATATAATTTGAAAACAAGAGCAGACAACTTACCTGTCTAAAGCAGAGACTGTACAGATAACAAACATGAGATAGTAGGCCACTTGAACTGGCCATGCTATTTCGTTGTACAGGTCAAGAAATTCTGTATAGCTGTAGCCAAGGAGTATCAGCACCACAAAGCTGAACTGGCAGATGGCAAAACCGCCAAGTATTCCATGGATGAAGAGAGAGAAAATCCTCAGGCCTTTCTGGCTTGATAATGCAAAGTCTAAAGTGGATGCTCCTTTGGGCTCTTCAGTTTCTGCTGCGAGTCGACGTTCCTCAATTTCTGCCAAACGTCTGGCTAGTTTCTGTTTGTCCTCTTGTCTAAATCGGCCTGAAACAAGAACAATATAGGCCTCGAGAACCGTTCAACTATGATAGAAGAAGAAGGAACAGAGGGAGCCCAACTATGTTTCGTGAATAGTGAATGGCAAAAGAGTGTTAGTATTATAGTGGGTCACCAAGGAACCCAATGTGCCATCAAGGGAAGTAATCAACCATCTAGCAGGTAAGCTCCTCCCCCATTCACTTCTCTCTGTATCTCTCTTCTCCCACAATACTTACTCTTCTGTTCTATATATAATTTGTTTGCCGGCTGACTCTTGAGATTAACACCAGATGGTGCATTCACAACAtcctcttcatcatcctcatcatctgcCTCGGTTTCAGATTTCACGCCATCAATGATGTCATCTTCCAAATCAGCAAGATCCGCAGCAAGACCACCATTGGCATATTCGTCTTTTAGATTGGTCCTATTGATTAAAGAGTCCAttatttttacaacaaaaaatgACATCTAAAATATATGATGAGATTCATTTACACTACCATTGAACAGACCCTGTCTTCAAAGATAGACATTTAGAGTCAAGAAAAGACAGGACTGTGGGGCCTTGGTAAGTTCTAAACTTGGATAAGACCTCCACATACCTGGATGATCTTGGAGTTCTCCTCTTTTTCTTTCTTGGTGTCCTCCTGGGTGTTTCAGGTTCACCCTCGACCTCTTCAGACTGACCAATCAAACTGTGCTGACTGCCACTGGCATCTTGCTGctgaaaagaacaaaatgtCAACACACCAACATTAGACCACCAAACTAAGTATTATTACACGGGGTTGATGTCATGGCTACTAAGTCAAACTGACATTGACAACAACAAGTTGGCCCCACTGGCCCCATTTCTCAGTCAATAAATATACGGTAACAAAGTGTTTATTTTAAACTTGCCAGCCGGCCATGGACATAGAGCCTAGACTAGAGGCTATGCGCCGAGCTAGACTTGATGCGCAATCCCCTCAGCAGTCAAGGCCTGGAGGTTACGTTCGTCACTGGCCAATCTTTGATGGATTCTAAATAGGGGATTCTAACACCATTCCTTACCGTCAATATGCTGCTGGGCTGTCAGTGAGTGAAATACTAGAACATTTAGGCCTACAAAACAATAATCTGCATTTGCATAGGATAGGCTATGCTACCGTCCTTTAGCTTACCTTTGGCTTCCTCGGCGACTTTTTTCGAGGTTTCCTGGCTCTTGGCGTTGCCTGATCGCCATCAACCACATCCCCACCAGTGTCAGCAGACGGCCCTTCTTCACCACCAGCAGGTTTCGGCCGAGGACGTCTCTTTTTCTTGCGGACACTTCCTTCACCAGGGCCAGGCCCAGCAGCAGAACCAGCCTGCCCACTTTCACTAAAGTCTTGCCCGTCAGCTGCCGCTTTGGCTGTAGTTGGgcgtttctttttctttggtcTAGGTTTAGGAACATTCTCACTACCTTCTTTATCATCCGCTCCCCCTGTACCACCAAGGGGAGGCAGTTTTCTGCTTTTAGGCTTTTTGTTGCCAAGATCGTCCGCCATTTTGACGCTAAACTTACGCGCACTTGAAACGGTAGATGGCGCCACGAAAACTTGATACATTAGAGACGTTCCGAAATTGGACATTTACGTCACGTATTGTAGGCAGGCTAATGCGGAGTACTTTGGACGGGGGGGGGCTCCTCACTCCGGATTTGGGACAGGTTGGGGAactttgatcccaaattgggcAGAAAACGGTCCTGATGTATCATTATAAAGTTCCATCCGCAATCCTGCTGCCGATCGCCGACAGGTCATTTTCGACAAATCCTAATACTATTTCTTGACTCCCCTTAAATCCCGACACAATAATGTATGTCGCGCCCGAAAATCCCGACCGTTTTTTGGCCTACCTGGTGTCCTGTACCAAGTAGGGGATGGATTATCAGTAACCAGAACAatcctacatgtacaaataaaATAACATCAATTGCAATTCCCATtctatattttttatttagatAAGGATATGTTTACAATGCAGATATAAACCAGCAAACTTGCCACAGCACCTAGAACACGtagaaacaaatattttgtgAGAATTCAGACAACTTCAGTAGGAGTAACAGAAAGTGTCCGACAATATTTTCGAAACTCATGGTTTGAGCTAGTCTAATCAGCATCGAGTATCTCATTCAAGATTTCGATTCTGGACTCCTCCAGTAAACTTTCAATCATCTCATGCAACAACTCCTTCCCTGCTAAATATGCCTCCACATTATGTTCCGTAGCTTTAACTCGGTGGTCAGTGATTCGATCCTGGCTGTAGTTGTATGTCCTGATCTTTTCTGATCGGCCACCACTTCCAACTTGTAGCTTTCGTTTACTCTGGCGTTGGCTTGTTTGTTTTTCGAGTTCACGTTGGTATAACCTAGAAACCAAAAAAGGTGATGATCAATCATCCTTGTATATTACTACTATGTATGGTGGGACCATATTATGTGGATTCATAATTTCTATGGGGTTTGTGTGCCTAGCAGTGAAATATCATAAGTTCTATATTAAGCTATGTAAACAGAGGAGCAGTTCTCACCTGTGATACCAGCAGGAAGTGGAGCTAACTAGCTGAACtaactgaaatacatgtagcagtAGTTCTGCCTTGGACAATCACCAACAGTCTTTCAGTGATAGTGGATTGTTTCTACTTGGATAATTTTACGTGATAGAAGTCCTCTGACATCAGTTCTTGAAATCAGTGGTCTCATTGGGGATGAAGCCAGAGCATATTACCGagatttcaaaacttttaatgcattttctttATTCTTGATTTGGGAACGATCACTCTGAGATTCAGCAACTACACCTGAAATAGACACAAAGATTACTTTACATCAAAAGCAAGGTTTCGATTCATCGCAACATACAATCATTTCAATAACAAACATCTAAATATGGTTAATTTGATAATCATGAATACAACAGCGCTCAGCATCTTCTCCTTAAATTTGCAACATCTTCTACATATTCAGTACAATGTAGTTCAGACAGTCTTATGGACCATGTGACATGTGGGCAAAACATGCAATTAGAATAACTCCACTGTTTTATCATGAATTCCAACTGTATTTCCTAATATTTCAAAGCACTGGAGGGGTTGGGGTACCCTAACCAAGGAATACCTCGTAAACCCCCCTGGATACATACCAGTGGGAATATGAGTGAGTCTGACCGCACTCTCCACTTTATTGATATGTTGGCCTCCCTTGCCACTGGCTCGGAATGTATCAAGTCTCAGGTCAGATGGATTAAGTTGGATGTCAATCTGGATTAAAACAGCAGAAATACTACCATAAACACGAGTAATTTCGAAGTCCTCAAAAGTAACAGTCAGTGGTTCATCCTTGAAGTATTATGAAAGCCTTGTTGGCTTGTATCATTGGAAGGGATGAAGACTAGACAGGGGGATCACAAGTAAAGTGAATTCACACTCACATCATGGGGTTGTGGCAGAATGGCCACTGTCATTGTACTCGTGTGCATCCTGCTCAACTTTTCCGTTTTTGGTATCCGCTGGACACGATGGACACCGCCTTCATACTTGAGATACTTGAAAACGTCAAGGCCGTGGATGCTGGCACTTGCCCGTCTTATTCCACCTGGAGTGATCAAAACAAAATCGTTAGTGGTTAAATCAACTCACCAGATAAGGACTCAGTTGAAGAGAGAACAAGTTTTAAAATTGTAATCACAGTACCAATAAATTTCTTGGGAGCTTTCGTAAGAGCACTTTAGTTCACTTTATTCAATCCACAGAACAGTTGAGATCATCTTTAAAACAGATCAGTACACAATGGAATGGGATAGGGTATTCCGGTCATTCGCAAGGAACAGAATATCATCTGCtggtaaaaacaaaaatttgtCAAACCTACCTAATTCTGTTTGCTCGCATTCAAAGACTTCGAATTTCCAACCTCGCCACGTTGCATAATTTTCATACATTGTTAAGATTTCCCTTGTGAACAACATGGCTTCCTGACCGCCGACCCCAGCATGAACTTCCAGGATGATGTCACTGTCATCGATACGTTCTGGCGGCACCATGAGGTGTAAAATCTAAAACAGCAAGAAACagtcacatatacatgtagaactcCATCATGTGAAGTCACCTTGGCATCAATTCTTTGAAGTCTCTAATGAGGTTGCGTGTCTTCAAACAAAGTTCAAGTATTTTTACTTTCTACGATAACAAGTTCTTGGCACATTTTTCGTAGTGACCTCACAGTCAGAGCGCTAGCATTGAATGAAGGACaccaaatatttttctccaaaggTTTGCTGTCTATCGACTTATTGAAGCAAGACATATCAcggatctcgatggcctagtggttaaggcgcccgcctcgtgaacggaaggtcg contains the following coding sequences:
- the LOC135492417 gene encoding transmembrane protein 237-like isoform X1, producing the protein MADDLGNKKPKSRKLPPLGGTGGADDKEGSENVPKPRPKKKKRPTTAKAAADGQDFSESGQAGSAAGPGPGEGSVRKKKRRPRPKPAGGEEGPSADTGGDVVDGDQATPRARKPRKKSPRKPKQQDASGSQHSLIGQSEEVEGEPETPRRTPRKKKRRTPRSSRTNLKDEYANGGLAADLADLEDDIIDGVKSETEADDEDDEEDVVNAPSGVNLKSQPANKLYIEQKSRFRQEDKQKLARRLAEIEERRLAAETEEPKGASTLDFALSSQKGLRIFSLFIHGILGGFAICQFSFVVLILLGYSYTEFLDLYNEIAWPVQVAYYLMFVICTVSALDRFDVCRMNRRFLIQCLTMQNGAISILFYFVAMILSLSIADTDDKMRLYGVNSTFYWGDATTADDLIYTWRNVNIARGCFAVVAWFIIALQPTYDRLSQNLKSGEENILGEGREMNSVSAV
- the LOC135492417 gene encoding transmembrane protein 237-like isoform X2 is translated as MADDLGNKKPKSRKLPPLGGTGGADDKEGSENVPKPRPKKKKRPTTAKAAADGQDFSESGQAGSAAGPGPGEGSVRKKKRRPRPKPAGGEEGPSADTGGDVVDGDQATPRARKPRKKSPRKPKQDASGSQHSLIGQSEEVEGEPETPRRTPRKKKRRTPRSSRTNLKDEYANGGLAADLADLEDDIIDGVKSETEADDEDDEEDVVNAPSGVNLKSQPANKLYIEQKSRFRQEDKQKLARRLAEIEERRLAAETEEPKGASTLDFALSSQKGLRIFSLFIHGILGGFAICQFSFVVLILLGYSYTEFLDLYNEIAWPVQVAYYLMFVICTVSALDRFDVCRMNRRFLIQCLTMQNGAISILFYFVAMILSLSIADTDDKMRLYGVNSTFYWGDATTADDLIYTWRNVNIARGCFAVVAWFIIALQPTYDRLSQNLKSGEENILGEGREMNSVSAV
- the LOC135492308 gene encoding peptide chain release factor 1-like, mitochondrial isoform X1 — translated: MCSLIKFQKLHFIPSYWRNLYNATNLFSRRCGPACIWTFRTRESRIESSHKRYSSQNIGFSFTRIWGCSSWLKVPYANANTSNTSLASFNQAYHTLRSEKLYLENPLLQNHLKKTLEEYDDLTAKLLEPDAVSDNERMALGKIHWKLTPLAESCKEYENTKMELLELEKMLESLDSSDGEMLELTKEEQGKLSERLEQLEDQILHLMVPPERIDDSDIILEVHAGVGGQEAMLFTREILTMYENYATWRGWKFEVFECEQTELGGIRRASASIHGLDVFKYLKYEGGVHRVQRIPKTEKLSRMHTSTMTVAILPQPHDIDIQLNPSDLRLDTFRASGKGGQHINKVESAVRLTHIPTGVVAESQSDRSQIKNKENALKVLKSRLYQRELEKQTSQRQSKRKLQVGSGGRSEKIRTYNYSQDRITDHRVKATEHNVEAYLAGKELLHEMIESLLEESRIEILNEILDAD
- the LOC135492308 gene encoding peptide chain release factor 1-like, mitochondrial isoform X2, giving the protein MALGKIHWKLTPLAESCKEYENTKMELLELEKMLESLDSSDGEMLELTKEEQGKLSERLEQLEDQILHLMVPPERIDDSDIILEVHAGVGGQEAMLFTREILTMYENYATWRGWKFEVFECEQTELGGIRRASASIHGLDVFKYLKYEGGVHRVQRIPKTEKLSRMHTSTMTVAILPQPHDIDIQLNPSDLRLDTFRASGKGGQHINKVESAVRLTHIPTGVVAESQSDRSQIKNKENALKVLKSRLYQRELEKQTSQRQSKRKLQVGSGGRSEKIRTYNYSQDRITDHRVKATEHNVEAYLAGKELLHEMIESLLEESRIEILNEILDAD